The region TTTGTTTAAAAGGCTTGTTATATCCATCATGGACAATATCATTGTTAGGTTGTGATTTATTTTAAATCTCTCTTGATATTTTAACTACCCAAAACAACTTTAGAGTGaagtttaaacaaaataatCCAAACTTAGGATAACCTGACAGAATATATATTCTGCTTGCATGCTCTACTTGTTTTAACTCATCTTTTATATAACATAAATCATCTCAATAAAGTTGGTTTcaaaaaagttgttgaatccAGCATAGACAATATCATTATTAAGTTGTGAAACTGTTGAGAACTATTGAGATATGTACAAGATTATACACATTGATTTCGCTGTGAAATCTGATCCAGATGGTAATTCAAATAGAATCACTTGGAAAAAGCAATATGAGGCGATTGATGCGAACATATAAAAATCATGTTCTATTTTGATAAAGTTCATAGGGATATCATGTTCTATCCATTTTAGACTAAGTGTATTGTGAGGTTGAAATTGATAATATATGAACTTTAATATCAATTTGTGGATTATAAACAAAATATGATATTCAGAATTAGAATATTAATGAACCTTTTTTTATGCATATTCCTTCAACTtgtttataaaattaattagtttaatctcAATTACCTTTAACTATGCTTTTAGAATATATTAGGTTTTCTCTCTGGGTAAGTCCGTGCGCTTTGGTTGGCTGCCGTGCGTGCCGCCATGGCGGACACCGCTACCCTTCAGCCTCTTGCTGAAGGGAAGCTTCCAGATTCCTTCCCTTCTTTCCAAGCAAAATCTTTTTCTTCGCTCTTTTCGTCTAGGGAGCCTTCTTGCGTGAACGTGCGAGCAGACAAGACTACGAGGAGAGGGGAGCCTGCTGTAGTTTTCTCCTCGGCTGACATGGCTAGGGCTGCAGCGCCTTTTACCCTTGCTCTAATAGGGAAGTTCTCCAAGGGTAGGCCGGCCATGGAGGACATCCGAAAATTTTTTAACACGCTGGACTTGACGGCGGTTTCGGTAGGTTTGTTGGATCCTCGTCATATCATCATTCGCCTCCAAACTGAACGGGACTTTCACAGAATCTGGGGGCGGCACATCTGGTATATATTGGGTTATCCGATGCGGGTCTTCAAATGGACACCCTCTTTCCATGTCGATAAGGAGCCTTCGATTGTTCCTGTTTGGTTCTCCCTTCCCAAACTCCCGATACATTTGTTCAATAAGGAATGCCTTTTCCATATTGTTTCACCCCTGGGTCGGCCACTCTTCATGGATGCAGCAACGAGCTCTCTATCCCGTCCGAGCGTGGCCAGAGTATGTGTGGAGGTTGACTTGGTGAAATCACTGCCACGGAGAGTATGGGTAGGTTTTGGGCAGGGGGAGAGTGATGGTTTCTGGCAGGCCCTTGAGCCTGAGGGGATGCCGCAGTACTGTGGGTATTGTTTTCGACAGGGGCATAGCGAACACGAATGTAGAGTAAAGCACCCCGAGTTCCGCGAGGTGCCGCCAGCGGCAAAGGTTTCTGAAGTTTCCACAGGTGCGTGGCATGAGAGGAGGCCACGGCTGGAATTTCGCCCAAAGGTTACCCAGGAGGTTCCGCAAGATTCTGTGAAGGCAATGCCTTTGGAGGGGCCGGGGATAGCGGAGGAGCAGAAGGGGAAGGGGGGAGTGGTGCTTGGCGCTGCTGGGCAGATTTCGTCGCCGCTTGCTGGCGGGGAGGCAGGGTCGCTGGCAGTGACCGGCGCTGGGGAGTCGGTGGTGATGGATAGGTTGGCGGAGGGGCCCCAAGAATTAGCAGCCCCTTTGCGGGTGGAGGAACAGGGGGGAGAGGACCTTTGTGGCCAGCAGTCGGTTCTCCAACAGGAGCGGAATTTCGCTGGTGCGGTTGATAATCAGCTGGGAGATCAGGCTGTTGCTTCGACAGCTATGGCGGAGACAGGTTCGAGGATGGACATGTCAGAGGAGGGGAGCGAGGTCGGTGATGTGGGGTTGTCTAGTGCAGAAGTTAGTGCAGGGAGCTTATCGCCGCGCGGGCAACCATCAGGTAAGCAACAGGAGGAGGGGTCTTTGGTGATTGACATTTTTAATCTTGATCCTATAATTCAGCAGGTACACGAACAGGTGAATAATGGGGAGGTTTTTAGTTTGGTAGATAAGCCTAAGCCGAGGGGTACTCGGCTCCAAATCCCGAGTGACCGTGCTTTACGTTCTAAATCGAAAGTCtcctctaactcatttgcatcCTTGTCTCATGATTAATCTGCTTTTTTGGAATATTCGGGGTATCTCGCGATCCCCAAATTTTCGTAGGTTAAAACGGTTAATTGATGAGTTTTCAATTCCTTTAGTGGCTATTTGTGAGCCTAAGGCTTTACCACGCGACATTCATTTGTTTAGTGCACGCCTCAGGATGGATAGCTGGATCATGAATAACCAGGGGTCTATTTGggtattttataaaaattccttTGACTGTTCTCTTGTGGGAGAATCCTCCCAGCACGTGTCTCTTAAAATCATTTCTCCGATTTTCCCAGTTCCagtgtatttttcttttgtccaTGCAAAATGTAATGAGCAGGAGCGAGCTTTGCTGTGGTCAGCTCTGATAGCGGAAAACCTGGCGGAGCACCCTTGGATGTTGGCAGGTGATTTCAATGTTACTGTTAGCGCGGATGAAAAGAGGGGTGGATTGCCTTTTCGGGTTGACGAAGGGGTGGAGCTTAGAACGTTCATGTCGATGGCGGGTGTTTCGGATGTTGGTTTTCTGGGGTGCCCTTTCACTTGGTGTAATAATAGGGGGGGTCTGGCCCGTATCTGGAAGCGCCTGGACAGAATGTTTGTCAATCAAACGGCCTTTCTCTCTGGGGTGCAATTTCAGGTTCAACATCTAGGGAGGGAGCCTTCGGATCATGCCCCCCTTCTAATGTCTTCGTCGACGAGGCGAGATAACAAGCCTAAACCTTttcgatttttgaatatttgGACGACGAAGCTTGGGCTGTTGGATGTCATTAGGAGGAGTTGGGCAGTTCCTTGTTCTGGGCGCCCTTTGAGTCGTTTAACCGCTAAACTGAGGAATGTCAAACGGGACTTGCAAGTTTGGTCTCGTGAGCAGTTCGGTAACATTTTTGACGCGGTGAAGAGGGCGGAGGGCGAGGTAGCAGCTGCAGAGGACGCTTTTGGAAATGAGCCTTGTCAGTCGCATTGGTTGGCACTCCAGGAGGCTCGTGCTAGACTGAGAAATTCTCTGGTGAGAGAGGAAGGGTATTGGCGGCAAAAGGCAAGGGTCAAATGGCTTAAGGACGGGGACAAAAATTCTAAGTATTTCCATTCGATTGTGGCGGAGAGAAGAGCTAAGTCCATCATTCACCGAATTAAGAATGACCAGGGGGAGTGGGTATCGGATGAAGGTCAGGTGTCTGCCATGGGGGTGGAGTTCTTCAAATCCTTACTTTCGGAGGAGCCTGCCACTGGGTCATGGAGGATTTTGGATGTGATTCCTAAGGTTGTGTCCGATGTTCAAGTTGCTGATTTGGAGCGGTTTCCATCGCACGAGGAGATAAGGGAGGTGGTGTTTAACATGGATGGGGAGAGTGCGGGTGGGCCAGATGGTTTTACAGGAACTTTTTTCACCTTTGCGTGGGAGGTGGTGGGCAAGGATTTGTGCGACGCAGTGTTTAGTTTCTTTTGTGGGCATGAGTTGCCGCGGAGTGTTTCTTCGACGTGGATTGTGCTGATTCCCAAGGTAACCTCCCCGCAAGATTTTAGTCAATTTCGGCCGATAAGTCTTTGTAACTTTGTCAATAAGGTGATTTCAAAATTGTTGGCCAACCGTCTATCAAAGGTGCTGCCTGGTATTATCTCCCCGCAACAGAGTGGGTTTGTTCAGGGAAGGCAGATATCCGAAAATTTTTTATTGGCCCAGGAGTTGTTATCTGATATTCGGAAATCGAATCGTGGGGGTAACGTAGTTTTGAAGTTGGATATGGCCAAGGCCTACGACAGAGTTTCGTGGCCTTTTTTGTTACAGGTCTTGCGTAGGTTCGGGTTCGGAGAGCGGTGGATTGATATGATTTGGAGGTTGATTTCGAATGTCTGGTTCTCGGTCATGGTCAATGGTGCTCCTCAAGGTTTCTTCCATTCTAGTCGAGGGCTAAGGCAAGGGGACCCTATTTCTCCAGCTCTTTTTGTGATTGGTGCCGAGGTCCTATCTCGCCTCTTAAATTCTTTGCTTTCCTCCCCCCTCTTTTCACCGTTTAGTGTACCTCATGGATGCCCGAAGGTTACGCACCTGGCTTATGCCGATGATGTGGTTATCTTTTCAAGTGGGCTGAAGAGGTCAGTTCGTTTGGTTATGAAAGCTCTGGGAGATTACTCTTCGGTATCAGGTCAGCAGGTGAACCATCAAAAGAGTTGTTTTTTGTCCCATAGCAGGTTTCCCAGGGCGAGAAAACGTATGCTTGGAGAACTCACTGGGTTCCCCTCGCGGGAGTTTCCGGTCAAATACTTGGGTTGTCCCTTATATGTTGGGCGGAGGAAGAAAGGTTATTTTTCGGAAATTTGTGATTCCATACTAGCCAGGGTGCTATCGTGGAAGGGGAGGTTATTGTCGCACGGTGGTAGGCTGGTCCTGATCAGGAGTGTGCTATCTTCTATGCCTCTTAATATTCTTGCGGCATCCACTCCTCCCAAGGCCATCTTTGGATTACTGGAGAAGACTTTTGCTAATTTTCTCTGGGGGGCCTCCGAAGGGGGGCTGCGTTTTCACTGGATCAAATGGGAGCAGTTGTGTCAGCCATATGACAGGGGAGGTGCAGGTTTGAGGTCGTTGAGGGATGTGTTCGACGCTTTCTCGATGAAACTTTGGTGGCAGTTTAGATTGCGGAAGTCTTTATGGGCTGAGTTTTTACATTGTAAATACTGCCCGAATTTCCACCCTTGCTCTGCGGACGTCTCGCCGGGGAGTTCTTGGACTTGGAAGAGATTGATATCTATTCAGGGGGTTGCTGAGCAGCAGATTCGCTGGGTCTTGTCCAATG is a window of Coffea eugenioides isolate CCC68of unplaced genomic scaffold, Ceug_1.0 ScVebR1_3408;HRSCAF=4614, whole genome shotgun sequence DNA encoding:
- the LOC113757899 gene encoding uncharacterized protein LOC113757899 → MADTATLQPLAEGKLPDSFPSFQAKSFSSLFSSREPSCVNVRADKTTRRGEPAVVFSSADMARAAAPFTLALIGKFSKGRPAMEDIRKFFNTLDLTAVSVGLLDPRHIIIRLQTERDFHRIWGRHIWYILGYPMRVFKWTPSFHVDKEPSIVPVWFSLPKLPIHLFNKECLFHIVSPLGRPLFMDAATSSLSRPSVARVCVEVDLVKSLPRRVWVGFGQGESDGFWQALEPEGMPQYCGYCFRQGHSEHECRVKHPEFREVPPAAKVSEVSTGAWHERRPRLEFRPKVTQEVPQDSVKAMPLEGPGIAEEQKGKGGVVLGAAGQISSPLAGGEAGSLAVTGAGESVVMDRLAEGPQELAAPLRVEEQGGEDLCGQQSVLQQERNFAGAVDNQLGDQAVASTAMAETGSRMDMSEEGSEVGDVGLSSAEVSAGSLSPRGQPSGKQQEEGSLVIDIFNLDPIIQQERALLWSALIAENLAEHPWMLAGDFNVTVSADEKRGGLPFRVDEGVELRTFMSMAGVSDVGFLGCPFTWCNNRGGLARIWKRLDRMFVNQTAFLSGVQFQVQHLGREPSDHAPLLMSSSTRRDNKPKPFRFLNIWTTKLGLLDVIRRSWAVPCSGRPLSRLTAKLRNVKRDLQVWSREQFGNIFDAVKRAEGEVAAAEDAFGNEPCQSHWLALQEARARLRNSLVREEGYWRQKARVKWLKDGDKNSKYFHSIVAERRAKSIIHRIKNDQGEWVSDEGQVSAMGVEFFKSLLSEEPATGSWRILDVIPKVVSDVQVADLERFPSHEEIREVVFNMDGESAGGPDGFTGTFFTFAWEVVGKDLCDAVFSFFCGHELPRSVSSTWIVLIPKVTSPQDFSQFRPISLCNFVNKVISKLLANRLSKVLPGIISPQQSGFVQGRQISENFLLAQELLSDIRKSNRGGNVVLKLDMAKAYDRVSWPFLLQVLRRFGFGERWIDMIWRLISNVWFSVMVNGAPQGFFHSSRGLRQGDPISPALFVIGAEVLSRLLNSLLSSPLFSPFSVPHGCPKVTHLAYADDVVIFSSGLKRSVRLVMKALGDYSSVSGQQVNHQKSCFLSHSRFPRARKRMLGELTGFPSREFPVKYLGCPLYVGRRKKGYFSEICDSILARVLSWKGRLLSHGGRLVLIRSVLSSMPLNILAASTPPKAIFGLLEKTFANFLWGASEGGLRFHWIKWEQLCQPYDRGGAGLRSLRDVFDAFSMKLWWQFRLRKSLWAEFLHCKYCPNFHPCSADVSPGSSWTWKRLISIQGVAEQQIRWVLSNGSASFWHDDWLGQGPLCRQVDSFQEYAVSDFVEHGRWNVQRLCSVLPSWWVGQILRVEPPAETHSDRMVWSPSTSGDFSLSSAYQSAREVGNRSCLYSSLWGQELPSNVSFFMLRLLGARLPVMDRLQKLGVVGPSRCFCCSFPCQESLDHIFCTGEVPRQIWESFEVVVGGFGVSSTIRHKVIGWWLKPTRNPFLQFLFRVLPSLICWHLWKMRNKFVFEGQSLPVAIVSDRIFCDLRDLFQIRFKNTVSSCRGWPSFFESVAGLARRYHVQIVRWRCPKQSVVKLNSDGCSRGNPGMSGGGGIIRNYEGRFLLGFSCFFGELTSLQAELEALLHGIRLAVDRGYSALHIESDSLVLVQIIRGTVRCPWQLQRGLQEVLNAKGLFREISHCFREANRPADRLANVGVDAGFNSTYVSFSELPCLVRGDVNLDRLGVPNIRRSRASLALKAEQVVSVIAINIEQLQVLELRVEGRRIGMGFAKHGLTAIPERLATLAVLEDDIDAVSRVVFRATPPTDCLRLRDELDLLGP